A section of the Chloroflexota bacterium genome encodes:
- the hisC gene encoding histidinol-phosphate transaminase — protein MVCRRFQALRVYDPTRSVEALAEEVGVAVAGVVKLDGNENPYGPSPRVKRALARYPYFHVYPDPYQKALRRGLAGYAGVGEESIVAGAGSDELIDLILRLFLDPGDRVMNLPPTFGMYPFSTLVCGGEVVEVPRDEDFHIDLEGAKKAIGPRTKVVFIASPNNPTGDISDRKTVQALLETGIIVVVDEAYYEFCGETVMPLVSKYDNLIVLRTFSKWAGLAGLRLGYGVFSPSIAEYIMKMKPPYNINAAAQVAALASLKDLEYLRGRVEAILKERERLFLELSRLIYMRPYPSRANFILCRVIGGRAKYLWQGLRQQGVFVRYFDTPRLRSFVRISVGRPEDTDALLAAIKEVVHG, from the coding sequence CTGGTCTGCCGCCGTTTTCAGGCCCTCCGGGTCTACGACCCCACCCGCTCGGTGGAGGCCCTGGCGGAGGAGGTGGGGGTGGCGGTGGCAGGCGTGGTGAAGCTGGACGGCAACGAGAACCCCTACGGCCCCTCCCCCCGGGTGAAGAGGGCCCTGGCCCGCTATCCCTACTTCCATGTCTACCCCGACCCCTACCAGAAGGCCCTCAGAAGGGGCCTCGCCGGCTATGCGGGCGTGGGGGAGGAGTCCATTGTGGCCGGGGCGGGCAGCGACGAGCTCATTGACCTCATCCTGAGGCTCTTTCTGGACCCGGGGGATAGGGTGATGAACCTGCCCCCCACCTTTGGTATGTATCCCTTCAGCACCCTGGTCTGCGGGGGGGAGGTGGTGGAGGTCCCCCGCGATGAGGACTTCCACATAGACCTTGAGGGGGCAAAGAAGGCCATCGGCCCCAGGACCAAGGTGGTCTTCATTGCCTCCCCCAACAATCCCACCGGCGACATCTCCGACAGAAAAACTGTCCAGGCCCTCCTGGAGACGGGGATAATCGTGGTGGTTGATGAGGCCTATTATGAGTTCTGCGGGGAAACGGTGATGCCCCTGGTCTCTAAATATGACAACCTGATTGTCCTGCGCACCTTCAGCAAGTGGGCGGGGCTGGCGGGGCTGAGGCTGGGCTACGGGGTCTTTTCCCCCAGCATCGCCGAATATATCATGAAGATGAAGCCCCCCTACAATATCAATGCCGCTGCCCAGGTGGCCGCCCTGGCATCGCTGAAGGACCTGGAATATCTGAGGGGGAGGGTGGAGGCCATACTGAAGGAAAGGGAGAGGCTCTTCCTTGAGCTTTCCCGCCTCATCTATATGCGCCCCTACCCCTCCCGGGCCAACTTCATCCTGTGCCGGGTGATAGGCGGCAGGGCAAAATACCTGTGGCAGGGGCTGAGACAGCAGGGGGTGTTTGTGCGCTATTTTGATACCCCCAGGCTGAGGAGCTTTGTCCGCATCAGCGTGGGCAGGCCGGAAGACACCGATGCCCTGTTGGCGGCTATTAAGGAGGTGGTCCATGGCTAG